GAAAATAAACAATGGCCTCCATCAAAGGGCATAGTAAAAAACGTTTGCTGCCCTAATTTAATTCCATTATTGTGGGCTAGTAGGAGGATGCCTTGTGATTGCTCCAACTGAATTGTAGTGCTATAAGTTGATTACTCACTCCATCCTCATCAAATCCTTAGAAGTTTAACTTGGGGTTTATTGGAAGAGTTTACCTTTTGTTTGATTCTGGTGACAAATTGTAAAATATTTTGGTATATTAACTTGTTCCTTAATTGTCTTGAAGAAAGGCCACCAGAACAGgagtttcttttgttcttgtgTGCTGAAAAATCAAGGGTAAACTTAAGTCTTCAACTACTTTATAAATTGTGctgaaaacaaagcaaaaaagTGGATTAAGATCATAATTGTTGATTTTATACTGCTGTTCAGCCATACATAAGGACAACAGAAGAATATGGTGTATTCCATATCATGCTAAGTTGTTTTCTTAGTTATGTATTTTGTCAGCAGTATCTTCTTCATATTTGTGCAACCCGACAGTGAATTCTGGTAGTAAATCTGATTTATGATCTTTTATCatgtttcaaaaaattacaGTATTGCCTTTATAAATATGCAAAAATGGAATGGGATGGAATCTGTTGGATTATCATCTAGAGTACATGAGAATGTAGGAAACTGTTCCCTGTTTATCCTTTAGAGTTAAGGATATTACCCTATGGTGGGATACATGAAGGGTTAATCATATATTGGGCTATATTGGACACTTTCATGTGATAAGTTTACCTGCCGATGGTTCAATTGATATTGACATCTTGTTTTGACATGCATATTACCACCAGCAACTTACTTGTCGACAGTTGAAGTATCACAATAAGTAACCTTACAGTATTCATAATTTAGTTGAGTATGGACTGATAGTAATTATTGTCATTGCTTCGTTAAACGCAACCAAATATGTTTCTCTTCCTTCCGTAAAATGAAACAAAGGGAGACAAAGTGGTAGTGATTCTTGAGTTTTTATGGTGATTAGAAAATTTGTCAAGTGTACCATGGCGGGCATCCACTTCTCAGCTAAATGTGGCCCATGTTCTGCTGTTGACTTATATGGCATGCTTAGGCATTGTTCTAAGGCCTTGTCTGGCACTGTGGATTGGCCTGGAATTGATCAataatgtattttgatctaaagTTAGGTTATTCACCTAAAAGGAGTGGATTGTTTAGTCTTGAAAAGATGGTGATTATTTTGACTTTGAAGTTGTCCAACGATTGAAAAGTGTCTTAATCTATAAGAACTAGCATATATCTGGCGAGGAAACATTATAAATCTGATTCCCGATTGGTTAAAGCAATTCGAATCCataaaaatggtaattttgcaaattattaatACACAATGTGCTATTTGTACATGTGGTAATCGTTGAAAAACTGCTGCCTTAACATCGTTGATACCGACTAATTCTGAATATTTTGTTGGAAATAGATTTTGCATTGAATTGATATGTAAAGTGATATTTAGATCTTGCTATATATGTTGCATACTTTAAATTATttagttatgaaatttctaGTACTTCTTGAAAAAGGGTAAAAGTCAAGTCACTCTAGATTGACAAAAAGTTTTACAAGTCACTAGAAAATGGAATAGGACTTATCTTTCGCATAACGTTTGGTGAAACTTATCCAGGGTCTTGTTCCTTTTTCCATTCCTGTGAACCATGCGACGCCGGAGGTTTTTGCTGGAGATGAATATTGGATTTTTGAAATAATGGGTCAATTTAGTTAATTTTCCCCTTATTAAGCAGTTGCAGAAAGTTATCTCATACTGGATTTCCAGTTGGGCCAATGTCTGTCTTGCTGACAGTAGAAAAAGAAtgcttaccaaaaatatatTCTTGTTTGCACTGGTTTCAGTATGTAGAAATATATGTCTTGCAGTGGAAACCTTATTTTTTCTGAAGAGACATGCTATTGCCATAAAAACTAATATTCCTTAGAAagtggccatagaactgatggtGGTCCTTATGTTGTGGGGCCATAAATCATGCAACGTTGATGACCATCTATCATACGATGCGGTTTCTTCCAGCATTATTATCATAAAATATGCTTGCTTCTGAAAACTCATCCTTTTTCTAGCATGGTTCAACATTAAAAGTAGCTTTCCTTCAGAAAAGACAGGACATCTACCTTTTATATAATCTGGAAAAGTATTGCAGTTACTAGTACTTGGTAGTTAAGCAATGGACTCATGAAAAAATTATAGGGGTTTATAATGCATGGGTTTGAAAGGTGACTACAATTTTTAGACTGTTGAAAATACAACAAATTCAGATGATCAATGtatttttctgaatttggaaTGCGTCTGCTGACAATAGGAAAAATACAACAGTTGGAAGTTGATTTTTGTATAGATTTATACGCAAACATATCTGAACCAGTTCTCTCTCCATATAAATATCATTCTTGTTTGTATTTAAGTTTTGTTTATAGAAGGATCCTATTTGATTTTGTTGTCCATCACGTAGACTGTGGTTTAAATGAGAGTTTGTCACCTGCAGTTATGTTTGTCAGCTTCAAAGTTGCGTGATCGTGATATTATCTCAAAGGTTCGTACATCATATTGAGTTTGGCCATgtaaatctctctctctctctctgtgtacATGTGTTTGTCTGTTTGCATGGTGTACatgtacatatatgtatatgtatttcgtTGGTCATCAATTTTCCTCTGGGTCTAAATAATCAAGAGGCCATTATTTGTATACCCACCTAAACTGTAGAGTAACAAGTAATTAGTCTGGTTATACATTTAAATTTGGTCTCATGTTTTATGGATTTCTATGTAAGTCCATTTATTGCTTTGGCTTTCCTGGGTTTAAAATTTGAGACTGACTGTTGAAGATAAAAGAGTTTGGGAAGTTTTCTTATCAAGTACTTCTCTGGCTATGTAAATAGTTTTCCTCGGAAGTTACTGAAACCCGCTCTACTTCTTGTCATGTGGAAATTTTGTAAAATAGGGAAAGAGTCTGGATTTAGGAATTTCAAACTTTGGGATTTTAGAGCTGCAACATTACCATTTTCTCGAGTTAGTTTCAAGATCTTTGTGTTTTCAAGACCTTCATTTCATTCTGCTCCATCACCGATAAGTCAGTATTTGCAGTCAGCATTCAGACCTTATTGGCATCTTAGCTGGTGCTCTAGAACTGTAATCTTGATTAGTTGGCTATCAAAATCTTGGTCTTGCAAACTTAAGGATCTTACAAGTGAATGTTGTTTTCTACCTGGCAACAGAGCGATCCAATGGCTGTGGtttatgcaaagaaaaggaatggaacccttgaagaacttggtcgAACAGAAGTGATTATGAATAATCTGGAACCTGCTTGGATTCAAAAAATCAGTGTCAATTATCAATTTGAGATTGTTCAGCCATTGATGTAAGCTTTTGTACAACCTCTTATTTGCTTCCTTTTGTGCTCATAGCATCTTGACTATCTTTTGTCACCCCTTGCAGCTTTCATGTTTATGACATTGATTCGCAATACCACAATTTACCTGTGAAGGTATGCTATGCTGTACTATCTGCTCTCGATGCAGTTCTTCTACAATTTTGTTTTTGGGTTGGGACTTGTCATTTGCCATATTTGCAATACACAGAGATGATATTTTGTGCTCAATAAATGTCTTGAGTTGTAGTCATTGATCcttgatttttatttgttaattgttgAGTTAGTTTTTGGATTGTACAGCTACCCCTGAAAGATTGGTAAAGCTaatgattttgaagaaattatGCAGTTCCGATACTCCACTTACTGTGAGATTTTCACCATACTGAAAAAATGTGGGATTTTTCTGAATCACTGATACTGTTTGATCACTAGTAAAGAACAGAATAGTTCAACTTTTCATGCAATCAATAAGTAGTGTTCAATGCTGTACATCAAGCTTAAGGATTGAACGTGTTTGAATGATGTTTCTTTAGATTGAGATAGCATTCAATTTGGTTCATGAAATTTTGGAGCTTTTAAGCTTCAGATCTGTATGGAAGCTTATGCGGATCTTTGTCGTTGCAAACTTGCAGAACTTGAACTTGAAGGATCAAGATTTTCTTGGTGAAGCTAGTTGTGTTCTCTCTGAGGTGGGTTACTTGCATTTTGTTGACAACTGTAACACATTAGTGTTGCTGCAGACATAGTTAATGTGGTAGTCTATTTTGGGTTGGTGAATTGTGTTAGTACCTGGAAATAAGTGTCTTTTACTGTTGTGCTTGGGAATGATGCAGTCTTTACCCTTCTCCAATGCAACATTAAGGTGGGTGCCGGGGAATGGGTGGAGCGGCCTGTGTGCACACTATAAGTTATAACTGTTAGAAATCCTCGTAGACTTGATGCTGATTTTGAGTTTTATGCTCAGTTtctacttttgaattttttgccaTCCATAGTCTTATTCTAAACTGTTCGGTTCCAAGTTTAAGGATTGGTAATCTATATAGTTGGTAAATTCTCCTTTAAATCTCCATTCTCAATATTTTTTCTGATTAGTCCTATTAGAGAACTCCATTTTTGGAATGTTAGCCATAAGTTAAGATTATAGGGAATTAGCTAGCATAAAAAGTATTGGAAACAAAAGAGATGAAGATTGAAGTATcctcaaatatatacaaaaagtCTGAAGATAGTAGATTGGATTATTTTCTTGCTTTAATGCATTATGAAGTTTTTAACTGTTGCTCCAATGCGCCATGTATTAGCGAACTTGAAATGGAGATGGCATTGACTTTTTCTGATAAGAGACATTATGAAATTGGATTGCTTCATCCTTTTCGTTGTTGATACAGTCTATAATGTTGGGTTTTTATGGTTCCAGATAGTAGATTGgattattttcttgattttatatgatatgAAGTCTTTTTATTGTTGCTCCAATGCTTCATATATCAGCGAACTTGAAATGGAGATGGCATTGTCTTTTTCTGATAATGGACGCTATGAAATTGGATTGCTTCATCCTTTTCATTAACGATACAGTCTATAATGTTGAGTTTTTGTGGTTTCAGATTGTTACTAAAAGAAACAGAACTTTGACCTTGAATCTTCACAATCGAGATGGTCATGGCTTGAAAAACTTGGGTACTCTTACTGTCCAAGCAGAAGAAACTGTAGCTTCAAGGACTGCTGTGGAGATGACTTTTCGTTGTTATCATCTTGATAACAAGGATCTGTTTTCTAAAAGTGTTATATggattttgtaaatatcaattGTGATGAACTTTGAATCTATTTCAACTTTATTTTTACCTCAATCTTATTTTACTGTTTTCAGGATCCTTTTCTTAGAATCTCTAGGATTGCTGAGAGTGGGGGTTCCATTCCAATTTGCAAGACAGAAGTCATAAACAACAACTTGAATCCAGTCTGGAAACCGCTGTGTCTAACCATGCAACAATACATGAGCAAGGTAGTTTCCTGCTCGCTGTTTGCCGAATCAAGGGTCCGTTTGTTTGCCTATAGAATGTTTTCCCCTAGAAAATATGATTGctgaaatcattttcttgacAATATTTGGTTTTTCCAATATTTTATAATGTGTGGTTGACTTTTTGATAATAATTTCTTCACAACTAGTGATATGCCAGTACTATTTCCACCACCTTTTAACCACTACCACCCAAAAGACAATCGAAATTATTTTTGTATGCATTCATAATCATAGAAGGCCCAGGAATGATTCTAAGAAGTATTGAATAAGATATGTACCCAACAAGATGCCACCAATTGATCCAAGCAAATTCAATGCCTTACTGGAGTTCCCTCCCTCAAATCCATGAAGCCATAGATGGATTTCTTTGTCTCCACCTATATGTaagaagagagaggaagaggaaTAAGTAAATGTGTGTTAGAGATGAGAGAGGAAAAGGAAGCGATGAATTAGTGTGTTTGAGAGAGGATGAATAATTAAAGAGGAAGAGCCACTTAGAAGGTAAGCTTTTTGTTTCGGAAGAGGAATTAGTGTTGGTCTGGAAACTTCTTCAGTGAAAGCTTTATGTAATTGTTTTTATCTGATTGGGTAAAACCTTTTtctttctggaaaaatttcctGACATATCATGCAGCCTAATACCcaaataaagggaaaatatttCCTGGGAAATGTTTTCCAGCAAAACAAACTTGAGATTAAATAGAGGGAAAGAAAAATCAGGGAGGAGGTTACAAGAATGATAAATTAGGAAGATATATGAAGCTAGAATCGGAGAAAATGGACCCAGGCTAGATTGGAGAAGTCATAGACACAGGAACAAATGAAGTTACAGCACGGATAACCCCCATATTTAACATTTGCATGCACtctatatatattaataaagaTCTGCATTGCAGGATAACCCGTTGATCATTGAGTGTTTTGATTTCAACAGCAGTGGCAATCATGTCCTCATTGGGTAATTtcacttttctcattccacttTTTTGGTACTCTATTTTATGATTTCTAATGTTCCATTATTTTATCCTCAATGGTTCTgcttaatgttcaatgttcatTTTTCCTCCTTCCACCTGTTCCTCTTGAGTCATAACTATTGACATAACTTCAAATCTTAACAGGAAACTGCAAAAAACAGTGGCAGAGCTGGAACACCTTCACAAAACTAGATCTGGTGTAAATCTTGTTTTACCTCCATCTCATTTGCGGCGAGTTGAAAAGGTTTAATTATCTCCTCTATGCATGAGTTATCGGTGCTTTATGGATCTGTTTCCATTAGCCAATGGATATGACCTTTGTCTTGTGTGTATGTCTCTGTCATCCatcatctcatgcatgttttttATATCCAATCTTCTTGCATTACCTATTTGTAGATTACTGAAGGTCAGCTGTTTGTGGATGGGTATGTTGAGAAGCAACTATACAGTTTCCTTGATTACATTTCGAGTGGGTTTGAGCTTAATTTCATGGTTGCAGTTGACTTTACTGGTAAGTAATCTTAAACCCTTTTTAGGCCTTTAACAATTTGGTTATATCTTTCTTATTTGGTCAATCTCCACATATTTCTATTTAAGTCTACTGTTCCTCTTTTAACTTCCTTTTTATTCAGCTTCAAATGGAAATCCTCACAATTCAGACTCCTTGCATTATATTGATCCTTCAGGGCGCCTGAATGCTTACCAGCAGGTAAAGCTGGTCTTACCTCTCTCTTAACTTCCTTATACATTACCGGTCATCTCTTCTGTTGTGCTTTTTAGAATAtctgaaattttctaaattaacCATATACTTAAAAACTTCACTTGTATTAAGTAGATGGATGATGACATAAATTGGACGTATATATTGGCcataattttctaaaacttaTTATATTGTTGCCAGGAAATTAATTGGATCAGTTCACAAAGCTAACATAATGCCCTTAGTTGTGTGCACGTGTTTCAGTTTCCTGTGTCTGCATTTATGACTTATCTGGAAGTAGCTGAAAATTTTATGAAATGCAATCCTCTTTTTCTTGTACTTCAGATGTTAAAAGCTTATAGTTGAATTATTAACTGAAAATCATTACAGGCTATAATGGAGGTTGGGGAAGTTATACAGTTTTACGACTCTGATAGACGCTTTCCAGCTTGGGGTTTTGGTGCAAGAACAATTGGTGGTTCAGTGTCCCATTGTTTCAACTTGAACGGAATCCCTACTGATTCTGTGGTAACAATCTCTTTTATAGTTACTATTTATCTGAAAACATCTTGTGCGTTATCCATATCACTTGATTCCATTTGCAGTGCTTCCTGCATTCAGTTATCTTTATCTTGGATTGGCTGATAAGCAACAGAAAATTATTTTATGCTAGCGTTTGATTATTTAATTTCAAAAGGCCCTCACAATTATGTGATCTTAGATGGTACAATTCACTTTCAAGTTACTAGAGAGACAGATAACTGTGATTGTATTCCTGATGTTCTATTTGATGATGGTCCCATGACCCGCAATCACTTTTTGTAGACACACATTTTGGCTAAGACCAGTGATACAGGCCTTAGGAATGGGTTACAGACATTAGTACATATCTAAAACTCCTTAACAATGATTACTGATGAGCATATTCatggtttatttctttttgaCTATCAAAAGATGGATGAGAGATAATGTCTATTATTAAAATGTCAATATCTTTTGTCAGCGCAATTTGCTCACACAGTGTTGATATTTTGGGGAAGTCATAACCCTGGAACTTTAAATGTTATAAATTTCAGGGTCTAGAATATTGGTATTATTAGTCGCTTCTTCAGCATATCCACCTATGCCAGGACAAATAAGCTCAAGCAAGAAGTAATATAAATTCTTTTGCCAAATTAATCAAATAAGTTATGAAAGCAGCCGAGGGAATTAAATATTAGTTTAAAAATTCTCCCATGTTATGATGTTTTGCCATTCTAATTTGGGTAACGGAATTCacttctctctcacatcaatttCTCCATTGCACGTTAGCCGGAACGTTGATTAGATTGAAAAAAATGTTTGATTCAAACAGGGACACCAGCAGAGTAAAATTGTAGTAGCTTGAGGATTTTTCTCCCGCTTATTTAAGAGTATCAGAATTAAATGAGATCCCCTATTGCACTTAATCCTTGTCGTTGTATTGTTGGGTATACCACTTGACCAATTGAGAAGTCAAGGAGATGCCATTGAAATTGACTATATTTATGCCAACTTTGCATATGTTTTGTCCATCTATTAATAttaaaatatgaattttttgttaattaaattttgaattctGTGGCAGTGGTTTCATTTGATTGGTATTCTTTATTGTAGGTTACTGGTATAGAAGGCATTATGGCTGGTTATTCAAGTACGCTGTATAATGTCACCCTTTCTGGGCCCACATTGTTTGGTCCAGTTATTAACAAGGCTGCAGAAATTGCTGGTGGCTCCCTCTCTGTCAACCAGAACAAGTATTTCATCTTGCTAATTATAACGGTATGCAAAATAAATAGTTGACGTTTACTGTCTTTGCAGCATAGTTTCATGCTTTGCTCCTGAAATCTGGCAAATTTTGCTTTCTTGTAGGATGGAGTCGTAAGTGACATCCAAGAAACTAAAGACGCTTTGGTCAGGGCATCTGACCTGCCACTTTCCATCCTTATTGTTGGAGTTGGCGGAGCAGATTTTACGCAAATGGAGGTACATTCTTACTGTAATAATTTTATAACTTTTTTAGCTGGAATTTGACTAGGTCCATGTAACGAGTTtgcatgtgaaaaaaaaaaatcatttcatttggcaGGTCCTTGATGCTGATGATGGACACCGATTAGAGAGTTCAACTGGAAGGGTAGCTACCCGTGACATAGTTCAGTTTGTTCCTATGCGTGAAGTACACCGTAAGTGCTTGTTCACTTGCTTTATATTAGGATATGGTTCTTTTCTAATAGAAAGACCACTTGTTATGTAAATATACCTATTCTTCTTCTGGCGGTAATTTTAGTGGTTATTTTGCATCTTTTGGTAGGGATTCAACACCTCGAATTTCTAGCTTTTATATTAACAATTTAGTTGACATAGGACAATTGCGATGGAACTACCCTATTACAAGATAACTTGTTATTGCCTGTTAGAACTGGCCAAGCTCTTATAGGCATCTAGTCACTTGGCTGTTGTTAATTAGCTCGTGGATTTCATTTCATTGAATGTTGAACTTTTTACTCTGCATGGTTCCTTTCTTCAGTTACTGTgttttttgcttcattttttttttcgggtggGGCCCGGGGGGGTGTTGGGGTGTTTGTGACAGCCTATCAATGGACTGTGAACTGTTGATCCAAGTCTCCAGATTGTCGAGAAAGCTTATGGTTAGAAACTAGTTTATCTTTTACTCGCTTTCAGTTTGTAGTTGGTGGATTCAAAAGGCACTAAAAATCTTGAACTTGGTGGAGAATTTTGTAGTTGGATTTGGTGGAGACTTTTGTAGTTGGATCATGCTCAAGTTGTTTAAGCTAATTGAAGTGGTATGGTTTATAAGTGCTTTACTTAAGACACTGAGAACTTATTAAGAAACGAGATGCATGGTAGCAAGGGAATGTTATGACCATCTTGAGGATATACTTGGTCCTTAGTCTGAAGTAGTCTGAAGTTCTGGTTTTGGCTTGATAAATGGATTGCATGCAAGATGAGTTAAGATTGAATATGGGTTCTGATGCCTGAAGACTGACTGAAAAGTATATGTACACTAAGAGGAATAAAGGATATTGAAAGAGGCACAATATTTTTGGTACTTGGAGAACTTGAATGATTTCACAAATTAATCATTTTCGTACTGTGTCTAGTACTTACAGTGAAACTATTCTAATTCTCCATTCTCATTGTCTGCAGAAGTAATTCTAACCTTTGAAATGTTAACGACTACCGTGTAATATATGATCACAGATTTATTCAAAGTTACTAGTAGACTCTTGACCAATAATTAAGAAGTTGGACTAAATACCTAATTGCAATTATTGCCTCAAATACTTACTAAACACAATGTGATCAGGAGTGTAAACTATGGTCGCGACAATAGTTATAGGTGCCTTGAAGGTTTGTTGTAAAATCCAATCCCCTCGATTAGTTCCACTGCCCTCTTCAAGTTCTTGAACATCTTCAAGGAACCCTCTCTGAAGCTGGAGCCTGTTTTTGAAGATTCTTCTCTTATTTACTCTTCCTGGACCTCTGACTGGTTCACAGTTGGCATTGCATTGATTGTCATCATTAACCATGAAGCTATTTAAATTTCTATTTATGAAGTTATATATTAAGTGGAAGACAGGCTGTAGAAATAATCAACTTCCAGCAAGATTGTCTCGTGTCATGAATGGATTTTTGGGAGTTAAGTTGCCAAGTGTTAATGAGAATTACAACCAACGTTAATATAAATTGTGTTGAAGATCTTGGAGATGGATTGGTGGAGTGCATGTTGTTTAAAATGACAAATGCAATGCTTTTATAGAGCAGCATAGGTCTCTGATTAAATTCTGCTTTAAGAAGTTAGTTTTAAGTTGTTGGCAGCTTCAGCACAatttaaaatctctttgcttGTCAATCTTTCCTTGTGTTTTTCCCCCTTCACTTGCTTTCCTCTACCTAATGTATGACCTGATATTTGGCTAACTTTGTGTAGGTGGAGAGATATCAGTTGTTCAGGCTCTCCTGGAAGAACTACCTGGACAGTTCCTGAGTTACATGCGTAGCAGGGATATCAAACCTCACTTTCCTGATATGGTTCATGCTTCAGGCCGGGGAACCCTTTATGGGGTTTGAACTATTAAAATGCTCAAAAGTTGCTTAACATGTAATCTTCTAGGATTTTAATCTAACAGAAATTTCAGAATGTAAATATCTAGGGAGAAAGAGCAGAGCAAAAATAGATGTTTTTTTCGGTGGCAGAAATATGTCAATTCTTTGATTCTGTTGGTCTTCCTCAAGTACATATGAGTAGGTAGTAGAGTATGGATGTCTGTCCCCATCTAAATTTGTTTACAAGCAAGTGCAATGTCTTATAGCATAAACCTTTCTACATTATTTATTGGTTTGAGACGTGAATATATCTAGTAAAGAACTTAAAATACTGCTGGGAAAGGGGTTTGCAAGTTGAGCCCTGGCGCTAGATCATTATCCAGCATGGTGTCTTCGCCAGAACCTGATTCCTGATATGCTGTGGTCT
This portion of the Coffea arabica cultivar ET-39 chromosome 2e, Coffea Arabica ET-39 HiFi, whole genome shotgun sequence genome encodes:
- the LOC113732757 gene encoding protein BONZAI 3-like isoform X1, which translates into the protein MGGCFSDVKGGQQAVGGGGIVGHPGAQGVRGAGSAAGPAASGLNDAVEFFFQTKGVQALSTQLELCLSASKLRDRDIISKSDPMAVVYAKKRNGTLEELGRTEVIMNNLEPAWIQKISVNYQFEIVQPLIFHVYDIDSQYHNLPVKNLNLKDQDFLGEASCVLSEIVTKRNRTLTLNLHNRDGHGLKNLGTLTVQAEETVASRTAVEMTFRCYHLDNKDLFSKSDPFLRISRIAESGGSIPICKTEVINNNLNPVWKPLCLTMQQYMSKDNPLIIECFDFNSSGNHVLIGKLQKTVAELEHLHKTRSGVNLVLPPSHLRRVEKITEGQLFVDGYVEKQLYSFLDYISSGFELNFMVAVDFTASNGNPHNSDSLHYIDPSGRLNAYQQAIMEVGEVIQFYDSDRRFPAWGFGARTIGGSVSHCFNLNGIPTDSVVTGIEGIMAGYSSTLYNVTLSGPTLFGPVINKAAEIAGGSLSVNQNKYFILLIITDGVVSDIQETKDALVRASDLPLSILIVGVGGADFTQMEVLDADDGHRLESSTGRVATRDIVQFVPMREVHRGEISVVQALLEELPGQFLSYMRSRDIKPHFPDMVHASGRGTLYGV
- the LOC113732757 gene encoding protein BONZAI 3-like isoform X2; the protein is MMLWNFSSRLKVSKPLARNSSYVCQLQSCVIVILSQRFVHHIEFGHSDPMAVVYAKKRNGTLEELGRTEVIMNNLEPAWIQKISVNYQFEIVQPLIFHVYDIDSQYHNLPVKNLNLKDQDFLGEASCVLSEIVTKRNRTLTLNLHNRDGHGLKNLGTLTVQAEETVASRTAVEMTFRCYHLDNKDLFSKSDPFLRISRIAESGGSIPICKTEVINNNLNPVWKPLCLTMQQYMSKDNPLIIECFDFNSSGNHVLIGKLQKTVAELEHLHKTRSGVNLVLPPSHLRRVEKITEGQLFVDGYVEKQLYSFLDYISSGFELNFMVAVDFTASNGNPHNSDSLHYIDPSGRLNAYQQAIMEVGEVIQFYDSDRRFPAWGFGARTIGGSVSHCFNLNGIPTDSVVTGIEGIMAGYSSTLYNVTLSGPTLFGPVINKAAEIAGGSLSVNQNKYFILLIITDGVVSDIQETKDALVRASDLPLSILIVGVGGADFTQMEVLDADDGHRLESSTGRVATRDIVQFVPMREVHRGEISVVQALLEELPGQFLSYMRSRDIKPHFPDMVHASGRGTLYGV
- the LOC113732757 gene encoding protein BONZAI 3-like isoform X3, which produces MAVVYAKKRNGTLEELGRTEVIMNNLEPAWIQKISVNYQFEIVQPLIFHVYDIDSQYHNLPVKNLNLKDQDFLGEASCVLSEIVTKRNRTLTLNLHNRDGHGLKNLGTLTVQAEETVASRTAVEMTFRCYHLDNKDLFSKSDPFLRISRIAESGGSIPICKTEVINNNLNPVWKPLCLTMQQYMSKDNPLIIECFDFNSSGNHVLIGKLQKTVAELEHLHKTRSGVNLVLPPSHLRRVEKITEGQLFVDGYVEKQLYSFLDYISSGFELNFMVAVDFTASNGNPHNSDSLHYIDPSGRLNAYQQAIMEVGEVIQFYDSDRRFPAWGFGARTIGGSVSHCFNLNGIPTDSVVTGIEGIMAGYSSTLYNVTLSGPTLFGPVINKAAEIAGGSLSVNQNKYFILLIITDGVVSDIQETKDALVRASDLPLSILIVGVGGADFTQMEVLDADDGHRLESSTGRVATRDIVQFVPMREVHRGEISVVQALLEELPGQFLSYMRSRDIKPHFPDMVHASGRGTLYGV